A single Leptolyngbya subtilissima AS-A7 DNA region contains:
- a CDS encoding FKBP-type peptidyl-prolyl cis-trans isomerase, giving the protein MTQAKPGDSVSIHYTGRLEDGTVFDSSRDRDPLEFSIGNGEVIPGFEAAVVGMAPGDAKTEVIPAESAYGPHQPEMVMVVERHHIPAEIPLDVGQQLQLQGPEGQMVPVMVTDLSEADVTLDANHPLAGETLIFDIELVAIQG; this is encoded by the coding sequence ATGACCCAGGCTAAACCCGGCGACAGCGTCTCGATTCACTATACTGGCAGGCTCGAAGACGGCACTGTGTTTGATTCGTCGCGCGATCGCGACCCCCTAGAGTTTTCCATTGGCAATGGTGAGGTGATTCCCGGCTTTGAGGCGGCGGTGGTGGGCATGGCCCCTGGCGACGCCAAAACCGAAGTAATTCCGGCTGAGAGCGCCTACGGCCCCCACCAGCCCGAGATGGTGATGGTCGTTGAGCGCCACCACATTCCTGCCGAGATTCCCCTCGATGTGGGGCAACAGCTGCAGCTTCAGGGGCCTGAGGGCCAGATGGTGCCGGTGATGGTGACTGACCTATCTGAGGCCGATGTTACCCTCGACGCCAACCATCCCCTAGCGGGAGAAACTCTGATTTTTGACATCGAGCTGGTGGCGATTCAGGGTTGA
- a CDS encoding superoxide dismutase yields MAYELPPLPYAYDALEPYVSKSTLEFHHDKHHAAYVSKYNDAVKGTDHDSKPIEDVIKAIAGDSSQQGLFNNGAQAWNHTFYWNSMKPGGGGTPAGELASKIVSDFGSFDKFVEEFKNAGATQFGSGWAWLVLDNGTLKVTKTLNADNPLTAGQVPLLTMDVWEHAYYLDYQNKRPDYIDSFLKNVVNWDFATSNLAAA; encoded by the coding sequence ATGGCCTACGAATTGCCCCCTCTCCCCTACGCCTACGATGCCCTAGAGCCCTACGTCTCTAAGAGCACCCTCGAATTTCACCACGATAAGCACCACGCGGCCTACGTCAGTAAGTACAACGATGCGGTCAAAGGCACTGACCACGACAGCAAGCCGATCGAGGATGTGATCAAGGCGATCGCCGGCGACAGTTCTCAGCAGGGGTTGTTCAACAACGGTGCCCAGGCCTGGAACCACACCTTCTACTGGAACTCCATGAAGCCCGGTGGCGGCGGCACTCCCGCTGGGGAGCTGGCCAGCAAAATTGTCTCTGACTTTGGCAGCTTTGATAAGTTTGTCGAAGAATTTAAGAATGCTGGGGCCACCCAGTTTGGTAGCGGCTGGGCCTGGCTGGTGCTCGACAACGGCACCCTCAAGGTGACCAAAACCCTCAACGCCGACAACCCCCTCACCGCTGGGCAAGTGCCCCTGCTCACCATGGACGTGTGGGAACATGCCTACTACCTCGACTACCAAAACAAGCGCCCCGACTACATCGATAGCTTCTTAAAGAACGTGGTCAACTGGGATTTTGCCACCAGCAACCTAGCCGCCGCCTAG
- a CDS encoding bifunctional diguanylate cyclase/phosphodiesterase: MGRRFIGLPNRGAFSRIPLRLLIVVPFVVQVSVAVGLTGWLSLHEGQRAVNEVATELRSMVSHHIQHEMETMLATSHLVNQLTYDAIALGQVDPADSEALFRHFMQQSRTFPHIDSLMFGNANGEFVGHTNLGQQAHQRMQAGPSLDNHIEFVEVETATARSTRVVSSTPNWNTQTRPWYRAAVQAQGPAWGEIFPYHAYPVLAISTSRPVYGNDGKLIGVLGNNFFLTHISQFLQEISISEHGQAFIMERSGLLIATSNDAKSYKIVDGRPQRVYSVISPDPRIRASARLLLNQSGGDWQTIQPQQTEFWLDRERQFMQVVPLSDDYGLDWLIVVIMPESDFMEAIEISRRNTIALCTLALAGAIASGLYTTRWITRPLKAFSSASQAIAEGDLNQTIGRTGLHELEGLAVAFNRMAARLESSFGELQRSKAQVEQANAEIQQQAALFRLMAENMSDLICLHWVDGTYLYVSPSVKWLLGYSPEALIGLQPSSLVHSDDLVNYQMHLQTSPLRRVSNPAPVVYRMRHLQGHYVWLETFTRSIVDSTGVVVQLQTASRDVTDQVRLRRQLQHDACHDGLTGLPNRKQLQERLEIALKRAHQQSQYRFALLFLDIDHFKVVNDSLGHLIGDELLMEVASRLKTALGPTDLAVRLGGDEFIVLLEDIGHFERAQATAEQLLETLRQPFQLSSHQMFATVSLGLVMGDARYQSALELIRDADTAMYRAKAGGRDGYQTFDSGMHDRAIARLTFETELRRALLHHPEEFVLYYQPIVDLQTAAVTGFEALVRWQHPQRGLIMPGEFIPVAEETGLIAPLSYWLLELACRQMATWQSTYYQAKALTVSVNLSALQLHSTGLLSRVDEILSKTGLLPHSLVLEITESMLIDNIDDTIRVLNGLRQRGIALSIDDFGTGYSSLSYLYRFPISSLKIDRSFVGQMNSSPSHETIVHTIINLGRQLGFRAIAEGIETSQQVSTLKRLGCDYGQGYWFGKPQAAADLETWLTQSTAHYRPYPVS, encoded by the coding sequence ATGGGGCGTCGTTTTATCGGATTGCCAAATCGAGGGGCATTTAGCCGTATACCGCTGCGGCTGCTAATCGTTGTGCCCTTTGTGGTGCAAGTATCGGTGGCGGTGGGGTTGACAGGATGGCTATCCCTGCACGAGGGGCAGCGGGCGGTGAACGAGGTAGCCACTGAGCTGCGCTCTATGGTTTCCCACCACATTCAGCATGAGATGGAGACGATGCTGGCCACCTCCCACCTGGTGAACCAGCTCACCTATGACGCCATTGCCCTCGGCCAGGTTGACCCCGCCGACTCAGAGGCCCTGTTTCGTCACTTTATGCAGCAGTCTCGCACCTTTCCCCACATCGATTCGCTCATGTTTGGCAACGCCAACGGCGAGTTTGTGGGGCACACCAACCTGGGCCAGCAAGCCCACCAGCGGATGCAGGCTGGCCCCTCCCTTGACAATCATATTGAGTTTGTAGAGGTTGAGACAGCGACAGCCCGCTCCACTCGTGTCGTCTCGTCTACCCCTAACTGGAATACCCAGACTCGACCCTGGTATCGGGCGGCTGTGCAAGCCCAGGGCCCGGCCTGGGGAGAAATTTTTCCTTACCACGCCTACCCGGTGCTGGCGATTTCAACGTCTCGCCCCGTGTACGGCAACGACGGCAAACTGATTGGGGTACTGGGCAACAACTTCTTTCTCACCCACATCAGCCAGTTTCTACAAGAAATCTCGATCAGTGAGCACGGTCAGGCCTTCATTATGGAGCGATCGGGTCTGCTGATCGCCACCTCTAACGATGCTAAGTCTTACAAAATAGTAGACGGTCGGCCCCAGCGGGTCTACTCAGTTATCAGCCCAGACCCTCGCATTCGCGCCAGCGCTCGGCTGCTGCTCAACCAGTCGGGGGGAGATTGGCAAACCATTCAACCCCAGCAGACCGAGTTTTGGCTCGATCGCGAGCGGCAGTTCATGCAGGTGGTTCCCCTCAGCGATGATTATGGCCTTGACTGGCTGATCGTGGTGATTATGCCTGAGAGCGACTTTATGGAGGCGATCGAGATCAGCCGCCGCAACACCATTGCCCTTTGCACCCTGGCGCTGGCTGGGGCGATCGCTTCGGGCCTCTACACTACCCGCTGGATTACCCGCCCCCTAAAAGCCTTCAGTTCAGCATCCCAGGCGATCGCTGAGGGCGATCTGAACCAGACCATTGGCCGCACCGGTCTGCACGAGCTAGAGGGACTGGCCGTGGCCTTCAACCGCATGGCGGCGCGGCTGGAGTCATCCTTTGGTGAGCTGCAACGCTCCAAGGCCCAGGTCGAGCAGGCCAATGCCGAAATTCAGCAGCAGGCGGCGCTGTTTCGCCTGATGGCTGAAAACATGAGCGATCTGATCTGTTTGCATTGGGTCGATGGCACCTACCTCTACGTCAGTCCGTCGGTAAAGTGGCTGCTGGGCTATAGCCCCGAGGCTCTGATCGGGCTACAGCCCAGCAGCCTAGTGCACTCTGACGACCTGGTGAATTACCAAATGCACTTGCAAACCTCGCCCCTAAGGCGGGTCTCAAACCCCGCCCCCGTGGTGTATCGAATGCGCCATCTTCAAGGCCACTACGTCTGGCTAGAGACCTTTACACGCTCTATTGTCGATTCTACCGGTGTGGTGGTGCAGCTCCAGACGGCCTCCCGCGATGTCACTGACCAGGTGAGACTGCGCCGTCAGCTCCAGCACGACGCCTGCCACGACGGCCTCACCGGCTTGCCCAACCGCAAGCAGCTACAAGAGCGTTTAGAAATAGCCTTGAAGCGGGCCCACCAGCAGAGTCAATACCGTTTTGCCCTGCTGTTTTTAGACATCGACCACTTTAAGGTGGTCAACGATAGCTTGGGTCACTTGATCGGTGACGAGCTGCTGATGGAGGTGGCCAGCCGCCTCAAAACGGCGCTGGGGCCAACCGATCTGGCGGTGCGCCTAGGGGGCGACGAGTTTATTGTGCTGCTGGAAGACATTGGCCATTTTGAGAGGGCCCAGGCCACGGCAGAGCAGCTGTTAGAGACGCTGCGCCAGCCCTTTCAGCTCAGCAGTCACCAGATGTTTGCCACCGTTAGCCTGGGGCTGGTGATGGGTGATGCCCGCTATCAAAGCGCCCTAGAGCTAATTCGCGATGCCGACACGGCCATGTATCGGGCTAAAGCCGGGGGCCGCGACGGCTACCAGACCTTTGACAGCGGCATGCACGATCGCGCGATCGCCCGCCTCACCTTTGAAACCGAGCTGCGCCGAGCCCTACTCCACCACCCCGAAGAATTTGTGCTTTACTACCAGCCCATTGTCGATCTGCAAACAGCGGCTGTAACCGGGTTTGAGGCTTTGGTGCGGTGGCAACATCCCCAGCGGGGTCTGATCATGCCGGGAGAATTCATTCCAGTCGCCGAGGAAACCGGCCTGATTGCGCCCTTAAGCTACTGGCTGCTAGAGCTAGCCTGCCGACAGATGGCCACCTGGCAAAGCACCTACTACCAAGCCAAGGCACTTACGGTCAGCGTCAATCTGTCGGCGCTGCAGCTGCACAGTACAGGCTTGCTCAGCCGGGTCGATGAAATTCTGAGCAAAACGGGGCTTTTGCCGCACAGCCTGGTGCTGGAGATTACCGAAAGCATGCTGATCGACAATATCGACGACACTATTCGCGTGCTCAACGGGCTGCGGCAGCGGGGCATTGCCCTCAGCATTGACGACTTTGGTACTGGCTATTCTTCCTTGAGCTACCTGTACCGCTTTCCGATCAGTAGTCTGAAGATCGATCGCTCCTTCGTCGGCCAGATGAACAGCAGCCCGAGCCACGAAACCATTGTGCATACCATCATAAATCTGGGGCGACAGCTAGGCTTTCGGGCGATCGCCGAAGGTATTGAAACTTCCCAGCAGGTCAGTACCCTCAAGCGATTGGGCTGCGACTACGGCCAGGGTTACTGGTTTGGCAAACCCCAGGCCGCTGCTGACCTGGAGACTTGGCTGACCCAGTCTACCGCCCACTACCGCCCCTACCCGGTGAGCTAA
- a CDS encoding pyridoxal phosphate-dependent aminotransferase, whose protein sequence is MPRLALANRVTCVTPSMTLAIAARAKAMKAEGLPVCSFSAGEPDFDTPDHIKAAAKAALDAGKTRYGPAAGEPALRQAIAQKLQQDNGLCYGPENVIVTNGGKHSLSGLMMALIEPGDEVIIPAPYWLSYPEMVKLAGGTPVIVPTTAEQNYRITPEQLRQAITPQTKLFILNSPSNPTGMVYSPAEIAALAAVVVEADIWVVSDEIYEKILYDGATHLSIGAVSPEAFEHTIISNGFAKAYSMTGWRVGYLAGSAELIKAVATIQSHSTSNVCTFAQYGAIAALEGPQDCIATMGRAFAERRQAIIERCRTINGLNCGEPEGAFYLCIDISALGVSSLDFCTALLDEKYVAAIPGIAFGAEGTIRLSYATDMETILEGMDRLEAFVARRLG, encoded by the coding sequence GTGCCCCGATTAGCCCTGGCAAACCGTGTAACCTGCGTCACTCCGTCGATGACTCTGGCCATTGCGGCCCGGGCCAAAGCAATGAAGGCCGAAGGCCTGCCGGTGTGCAGCTTTAGCGCTGGCGAACCCGATTTTGATACCCCCGACCACATCAAGGCGGCGGCCAAGGCTGCCCTCGATGCGGGCAAAACTCGCTACGGTCCAGCAGCGGGCGAACCAGCCCTGCGCCAGGCGATCGCCCAAAAACTTCAGCAGGACAACGGCCTCTGCTACGGCCCCGAGAACGTCATCGTCACCAACGGCGGCAAGCATTCGCTCTCTGGCCTGATGATGGCCCTGATCGAACCCGGCGACGAGGTGATTATTCCGGCCCCCTACTGGCTGAGCTACCCTGAGATGGTGAAGCTAGCTGGGGGCACGCCGGTCATTGTGCCCACTACCGCTGAACAAAACTACCGCATTACCCCCGAGCAGCTGCGCCAGGCAATTACTCCACAGACCAAGCTGTTTATTCTTAACTCCCCCTCTAACCCCACGGGGATGGTCTACTCCCCCGCTGAAATTGCGGCTCTGGCGGCGGTAGTGGTCGAGGCCGACATCTGGGTGGTGTCAGACGAAATCTACGAAAAAATTCTCTACGACGGGGCGACTCACCTTAGCATTGGGGCTGTGTCGCCCGAGGCCTTTGAGCACACTATTATTAGCAACGGGTTCGCCAAAGCCTATTCAATGACCGGCTGGCGGGTGGGCTACCTAGCTGGGTCAGCGGAGCTGATCAAGGCGGTAGCTACTATACAGAGCCACAGTACGTCGAACGTGTGCACCTTTGCTCAGTACGGGGCGATCGCCGCCCTCGAAGGCCCCCAAGACTGCATTGCCACTATGGGCCGCGCTTTTGCCGAGCGACGGCAAGCCATTATTGAACGGTGTCGAACCATCAATGGCTTGAACTGCGGTGAGCCCGAGGGGGCTTTCTACCTCTGTATCGACATCAGTGCCCTCGGTGTTTCCTCCCTCGATTTTTGCACCGCACTACTCGACGAAAAATACGTAGCGGCCATTCCAGGGATTGCCTTCGGTGCTGAAGGCACCATTCGCCTTTCCTACGCCACCGACATGGAGACCATTTTGGAAGGTATGGATCGGCTAGAAGCGTTCGTAGCAAGGCGTTTGGGTTAG
- the hetR gene encoding heterocyst differentiation master regulator HetR — MSLSALAVEDEALIRRLSPSAIDQILLYIAFSAMRTGGHRHGAFLDAAATAAKCAIYMTYLEQGENLRMTGHLHHIEPKRVKAIVEEMRQALTEGKLLKMLGSQEPRYLIQFPYMWLRRYPWQPGQSRVSGTSLTSDEKALLESRLPNPCPDARIINSFQFLELIEILHEKSQDDLPVEHRVPLSEALAEHIRRRLIYSGTVARIDASWGASYYGLVRASYAPVDDQERMYAMVEDTAQYFRMMREWANGIPGTMRVLEELDIPVADRDTALQELDEVIRTWADKYHQPGGEPTLLQMVIGHHIK; from the coding sequence ATGTCTCTGTCTGCCCTAGCGGTAGAAGACGAAGCCCTGATTCGCCGCCTTAGCCCCAGCGCCATCGATCAGATACTGCTGTACATCGCTTTTAGCGCCATGCGCACGGGGGGGCATCGCCACGGGGCCTTCTTAGATGCAGCAGCCACGGCGGCTAAATGCGCCATCTATATGACCTATCTAGAGCAGGGCGAAAACCTGCGCATGACGGGCCACCTGCACCACATTGAGCCCAAGCGGGTTAAGGCTATTGTCGAAGAAATGCGCCAGGCTCTCACCGAGGGCAAGCTGCTCAAAATGCTGGGGTCCCAGGAACCCCGCTATCTCATTCAATTTCCCTATATGTGGCTGCGGCGCTACCCTTGGCAGCCAGGGCAGTCGCGGGTCTCAGGCACCTCTCTAACCAGTGACGAAAAAGCGCTGCTGGAAAGCCGGCTGCCCAACCCCTGTCCCGATGCCCGGATTATCAACTCGTTTCAGTTTTTAGAGCTGATTGAAATTCTCCACGAAAAGTCTCAGGATGATTTGCCTGTAGAGCACCGCGTACCCCTAAGCGAAGCTCTGGCCGAGCACATTCGGCGGCGGCTGATCTATTCGGGCACTGTGGCGCGCATTGATGCCTCCTGGGGAGCCTCGTACTATGGGCTGGTCCGAGCTTCCTACGCACCGGTTGATGACCAAGAGCGCATGTACGCCATGGTCGAAGATACAGCTCAGTATTTTCGCATGATGCGCGAGTGGGCCAACGGCATTCCTGGCACGATGCGAGTTTTAGAAGAATTAGACATTCCCGTCGCCGATCGCGATACCGCTCTCCAAGAGCTAGACGAAGTGATTCGTACCTGGGCTGATAAGTACCACCAGCCGGGCGGCGAGCCTACTCTTTTGCAAATGGTGATTGGCCACCATATCAAGTAG
- a CDS encoding DUF6492 family protein — MPASVSPSLALATLSYGPDFCRCQLLVDSVGQLSQISMRHYVIVDQRDYPMFKSLANASTEILTVESLLPAWIRRFPLVSRAWLSFKTPPIRNWVLQQLVKLAFAQRVPEAVTVFVDSDVVFVRPFDLTNFAQPDQTRLFRVPEFYSPDFEPLYEAAYRLLGLEGYRYGVTRPNYIGNLISWRQSNVVALCDRLEQVGGRPWLETLARAKTLSEYILYGVFVDQVLGDAAGHVYDWSPLCHEYWRPCPLDDQQLTEFFAAMQPQHIAVMISAKAQIAPDRYRHYLQRYSTEPATPCPGKPNLLSNPALDFPV, encoded by the coding sequence ATGCCGGCCTCTGTGTCTCCATCCCTCGCCCTGGCTACCCTCAGCTATGGCCCCGACTTCTGCCGTTGCCAACTGTTAGTCGACAGTGTTGGTCAGCTCAGTCAGATCTCAATGCGCCACTACGTCATTGTCGATCAGCGGGACTATCCAATGTTTAAGTCGTTGGCCAACGCCAGCACTGAAATTTTAACGGTTGAGTCGCTACTGCCTGCCTGGATTCGTCGCTTTCCCCTAGTCAGCCGCGCCTGGCTCAGCTTCAAAACTCCGCCGATTCGCAACTGGGTTTTGCAGCAGTTGGTCAAGCTGGCCTTTGCCCAACGCGTCCCTGAGGCCGTCACGGTTTTTGTTGACTCTGATGTGGTGTTTGTGCGCCCCTTTGATCTGACAAACTTTGCCCAGCCCGACCAAACGCGGCTGTTTCGAGTGCCCGAGTTCTATAGCCCTGACTTCGAACCGCTGTACGAGGCAGCCTATCGGCTGCTGGGGCTAGAGGGTTATCGCTACGGAGTCACCCGCCCCAACTACATTGGCAATTTGATTAGCTGGCGGCAGAGTAACGTGGTTGCCCTGTGCGATCGCCTAGAGCAAGTGGGAGGTCGCCCCTGGCTAGAGACCTTGGCCCGAGCGAAAACTCTGTCGGAATACATTCTCTACGGGGTGTTTGTCGATCAGGTGTTGGGCGATGCGGCTGGTCACGTCTACGACTGGTCTCCCCTGTGTCACGAATACTGGCGACCCTGCCCGCTAGATGACCAGCAGCTAACCGAGTTTTTTGCTGCTATGCAGCCCCAGCACATTGCCGTGATGATTTCAGCGAAGGCGCAAATTGCTCCCGATCGCTACCGCCACTACCTTCAGCGCTACAGCACTGAGCCTGCTACGCCTTGTCCTGGTAAGCCAAATTTGCTCTCCAATCCCGCGCTGGATTTCCCCGTTTGA
- a CDS encoding peptide ABC transporter substrate-binding protein, protein MIRSGFRTALLVAVAGIAIAATVTSRSTDLATAPPAAIEADNSDATTPARDPETLRLLYSRSVVTLNPHLASGYQDFEAARIVYEPLASYNEAGELVPFLADEIPTAENGGIAADGTSVTWTLRPDITWADGEPFTAADVVFTFEFIRNPVVAAATAQYYDGVKSVEAIDDYTVKITFATPTPAWSVPFTGQTGLILPRHIFEEFNGPTARDALANLQPVGTGPYQVVGFESGTVVYEPNPSYWGGRPAFKRIELAGGLAPYAAAREVLQAGTADFAHNLQVEAEALSELETDASGHVTHLFGSQVERIMLNFSNPFARTEDGERSSPEIPHPYFSDVRVRQAINLAVDRNTIAKELYGASGKPTAQLLVAPANYQAPDISYSYNLAQAKALLDEAGWVDSNGDGLREKDGVSLEVLFQAAVNPVRQKTQSIVSDSLQELGVDVQIARVRMDEFFSGNPEDTGSLNHFYADMQVYSIGNESPDPSIYMGWWTCDKIASQANQWQEPNNARYCNPEYDRLWEEARKELDPARRAALFQQMNELLAQDVAVIPVVHRAMTNAVSDRLTGVEFTPWDASTWAIKDWSPKPPQSEQ, encoded by the coding sequence ATGATCAGATCAGGGTTTCGCACTGCACTTTTGGTAGCCGTCGCTGGCATCGCCATAGCCGCCACCGTCACTAGCCGATCTACCGACCTGGCCACCGCTCCGCCCGCTGCAATCGAGGCGGATAACTCGGACGCCACCACGCCAGCTCGCGACCCAGAAACACTGCGCCTGCTCTACAGTCGCTCGGTGGTTACCCTCAACCCTCACTTGGCTAGTGGCTACCAAGACTTTGAGGCGGCCCGCATCGTCTACGAACCCCTAGCCAGCTATAACGAGGCGGGCGAGCTGGTGCCCTTTCTAGCCGACGAAATTCCGACTGCAGAGAACGGGGGCATAGCCGCCGATGGCACCTCTGTCACCTGGACGCTGCGCCCCGATATCACCTGGGCCGACGGCGAACCCTTCACCGCCGCCGATGTGGTGTTTACCTTCGAATTTATTCGCAATCCCGTGGTGGCGGCAGCAACCGCTCAATATTATGACGGTGTGAAAAGCGTTGAGGCGATCGACGACTACACCGTAAAAATTACCTTTGCCACTCCCACCCCTGCTTGGTCAGTTCCTTTCACCGGTCAAACCGGGCTGATTTTGCCTCGCCACATCTTTGAAGAATTTAACGGCCCCACCGCCCGAGATGCGCTGGCCAACCTCCAGCCCGTGGGCACTGGCCCTTACCAGGTCGTCGGGTTTGAGTCGGGCACCGTGGTGTACGAGCCCAATCCCAGCTACTGGGGCGGACGGCCTGCCTTCAAGCGAATAGAGCTGGCAGGTGGTCTAGCTCCCTACGCCGCAGCGCGCGAGGTATTGCAGGCTGGCACCGCCGACTTTGCCCACAACCTCCAGGTTGAAGCGGAGGCCCTCAGCGAGCTAGAAACCGACGCCAGTGGCCATGTCACTCACCTGTTTGGCTCCCAGGTGGAGCGGATTATGCTGAATTTCTCCAATCCCTTTGCCCGCACTGAAGACGGGGAGCGCTCTAGCCCAGAGATTCCGCACCCCTATTTCAGCGATGTGCGAGTGCGCCAGGCGATTAATCTAGCTGTAGATCGCAACACCATTGCCAAAGAGCTTTATGGTGCCTCTGGCAAACCAACCGCTCAACTGCTGGTGGCCCCCGCCAACTACCAAGCGCCAGACATCAGTTATAGCTACAATCTGGCGCAGGCTAAAGCGCTGCTCGATGAGGCGGGCTGGGTTGACAGCAACGGTGATGGTCTGCGTGAAAAAGATGGCGTTTCCCTAGAGGTGCTGTTTCAGGCGGCGGTCAATCCGGTGCGCCAAAAGACCCAATCCATTGTCAGCGACAGTCTGCAAGAGCTGGGTGTAGATGTGCAGATTGCGCGAGTGCGCATGGACGAATTTTTCTCAGGCAACCCGGAGGACACCGGCAGCCTCAACCATTTCTATGCCGATATGCAGGTGTACTCCATCGGCAATGAAAGCCCTGACCCTAGTATTTACATGGGCTGGTGGACCTGCGACAAAATTGCTTCCCAGGCCAACCAATGGCAGGAGCCCAACAACGCCCGCTACTGTAACCCGGAGTACGATCGCCTCTGGGAGGAAGCCCGTAAAGAGCTCGACCCCGCGCGCCGCGCTGCACTGTTTCAGCAAATGAACGAGCTGCTGGCCCAGGATGTCGCTGTTATTCCGGTGGTGCACCGAGCGATGACCAATGCAGTCAGCGATCGCCTCACCGGAGTCGAATTTACTCCCTGGGATGCCAGTACCTGGGCGATCAAAGACTGGAGCCCTAAGCCCCCTCAGTCGGAGCAATAG
- the hpsJ-B gene encoding hormogonium polysaccharide biosynthesis protein HpsJ yields the protein MTSEPAVTSSTVSPLAAIALKVAGAIAILSALLDFLILLIPPNLTNVQWQLATTTQLVDRGIVPLIGMALLLTGFWLDSSVGKGGQRKNLTTDLRFWVCALASVLGLVYLLLILLHLNAVRLSSQAALAQVSTEASEAATQLQQRLSTELSQQQTQLGALFENDDLLSQAIQSGQLPADIEQYRDDPEGLTQFLQQRADQAQQQIETEIGTRRAEAEQRVRVEAWRSGIRVSVISLLLAAGYSIIGWLGLRRLLSLTRSA from the coding sequence ATGACCTCTGAACCCGCTGTCACCAGCTCCACGGTGTCTCCTCTGGCTGCGATCGCCCTTAAGGTAGCCGGTGCCATCGCCATTCTGTCAGCCCTGCTCGACTTTTTAATTCTGCTGATTCCGCCCAATCTCACCAATGTGCAGTGGCAGTTGGCCACCACCACTCAGCTCGTCGATCGCGGTATCGTCCCCCTAATAGGCATGGCCCTGCTACTGACTGGGTTTTGGCTCGACAGTTCTGTGGGCAAGGGAGGGCAGCGCAAAAATCTGACCACCGATCTGCGGTTTTGGGTCTGTGCTTTGGCTAGCGTGCTGGGTTTGGTCTACTTGTTGCTCATACTACTGCACCTTAACGCCGTGCGCCTTTCTAGTCAGGCGGCCCTAGCCCAAGTCAGCACCGAAGCTAGCGAAGCCGCAACCCAGCTGCAACAACGGCTGTCTACCGAACTCAGCCAGCAACAGACCCAGCTAGGGGCGCTATTCGAAAACGACGACCTTTTATCCCAAGCGATCCAAAGCGGCCAGCTTCCCGCCGATATTGAGCAGTACCGCGACGATCCAGAGGGGCTCACCCAGTTCTTGCAGCAGCGCGCCGACCAAGCCCAGCAGCAAATTGAAACCGAAATCGGCACTCGCCGGGCGGAAGCCGAGCAGCGCGTAAGGGTTGAGGCCTGGCGCTCTGGCATTCGCGTCTCAGTGATTAGCCTGCTCTTGGCCGCTGGTTACTCGATCATTGGCTGGCTAGGGCTACGACGGCTGCTATCACTGACACGGTCAGCCTAG